The sequence TATCATAGATGATTACAACAAGTATTATTGGGTCTTTCCATTAATCAGAAAATCATATTTCATAACTGCCTTCAGTTCTTTTAAATTACAAGTTGAGAATTATTTTGATCTAAAGATTAATGTTATTAGAACTGATGGAGGAGGAGAGTTCATTAATAATGAACTTAGCTATTTTGTAGCAATTCATGGAGTTGAACATTAATATACATGTGCATACACACCTGAGAAGAATGGAATTGCAGAGAGTAAATACAAGCATTTGATAGGTATTTGCAGAACTCTACTGATACAATCAAATTTACAAGATTGCTTCTAGGTTGATGCTCTACAAACTGTTAACTACTTAATAAATAAATTACCCACAACTTCCATCTCTTTTAAGTCACCTTATGAGAAACTTTATGGAAGACTTCCAAACTATACTTCTTTGAGAGCCTTTGGTTGTGCCTGTTATCCTTGGATCAAGCCATACTCATTTAAAACTAGAGTCTAGAAGTATATTGTGTATCTTTATTGGCTATTATTCATCTCAGAAGGGATACAGATGTTTAGAGCCTTGTTCTGGGAGAGTGTTTATATCCATACATGTTACATTTAATGAAGCTTATGTTCCTGCTCTCACTCAGAAGATATCTAAAGTGTCAAACTTGTCTTCTCAAAGCTCTCAACTGCAGGAATCTCTCTTAACAGATGCTACAACTGCCACCACTTCTACAATCAGTGTTACTCCAGTTATCAGCTCAACATCTTCAGACACTGCTCCTTCTACAATAGATGATACTTCTCCAGCAGAATCAGTTGTTTCTTCTCTATCCCCAACACCTACAACAACGCCTAGTTATTAATCCTCATTCAATGACTACCAGGGGCAAAAAAGGGATTTTCAAACCAAAACCTCCTAAAGCTTTATTTTCTTCCAAATATCCAGTACTTGTAGGATTACTTGCTTCGACAGAATACTTTGTTCCTACTTCAGTTGCTCAGGCTAAGAGACATCCAAAATGGCTCAACTCATTAGTTACAGAATGTACAACTCTCAAAAATGCTGGCACTTGGACTCTTGAGCCACCACATCCATCACAAAACTTAGTGGGATGTAAATGGGTCTTCAAAATCAAACACAATACTGATGGCACTATAGAGAGATTGAAATCTAGACTTGTTGCAAAGGGTTATCATCAACAAGAGGGGATAAACTATGAAGAAACTTTCAGCCCAGTTGCAAAGCCTACTACTATCAGATTAACTTTGGCTCTTGCTGTTCACAACAACTGTCCAGTTAAAAAAACTTGACATAAGCAatgcctttcttcatggagatttgAAAGAGGTTTCTACATGACACAATAACCACCAGGTTTTCAAGACCCTGAGAAGCCATATTATGTATGTAGATTACATAAATCTATATATGGCCTCAAAAAAGCTCATAGAGCTTGGCATGAAAAGCTTATGAAGTCTCTTCTCTCTCTTGGATTTGAAGCCTCTCAGGCAGACACTTCTTTATTCACTTTAAAGCATAGTTCAATTATCATCATCATTCTTATATATGTTGACGATATTCTTATCACTGGATCTTCAGCTGCTGCTTGTGACAAGGTTATTTCTCAGCTCTCTACTTCTTTTCCTGTTAAAgacttagagcaaccacagtggacgAGTAAAACTATAAATATGGTCCAGAAACCAGACACAGTCGAACAAACTAAAGAGTAAATCCTGGATTAAAACCAAAtctcagagtatatttggtctgggaccaagacgaAAACCAAATTTAGTCGAGCGAAGGTATGTACGTTTGTTAATAGGCGAAGTTATAAAGTACATTTTTCATGAAGCGGATGTATATTCCTCGTTCCATGGTGAGGCGTGTATATAAATAACACTTCGAACGAGCGTTGGAAAAATGTACGCCCGATTAGGCGTAGGTAAAATGTTCGCCTCATGACAGGCGTGGATTATAGGTTCGCCAAAAGTTGGGTTTATTAAACTCTCCATCAGACTACGTCTATTTGTGGGGCGTTTATTATACACACGCCCCACACCCGGCGTCTGTAATGTCTACGCTCAATAACGGGCGAAATCTTTATATACGTTCCATCCAGGCGTGCATAATACCTACGCCCCTCAGCAAACGAACGTAATATTTGCGCTTGATCAAATATAGTCCCACTATCGTAGCGtagcaacacggactaaacccaaaagttggtttttttttttggtatttggtctttggttttgatcgcaccactacAGTTGCTCTTAGGACATATTCATTATTTTTTGGGCTTAGATATTAAAAGAAATGACATAGCCATGCATCTCTCTCTCAAACAAAGTATGTTCTTGATATTTTAAAAAGAACAAACATGCTAGATGCTAAGCCTTGTTCTTCTCCTGCCATTGCTGACACCAAAATGAGCAAACATGATGGTGAACTTCTAGATGATGCATCTGATTACAAATCTCTTGTTGGACCTTTGCAATATGTAACTTGGACTAGGTCAGAAATCTGTTATGATGTTAATCAGGTTTGTCAGCACATGAGCCATCCTACAACAGTGCATCTCATAGCAGCTAAGAGAATTCTTAGATACTTAAAAGGGACTTTAGACTATGGCATTGTTCTTCAACAAAGTTTAACAACTCTCTTTTCATACCCTGACTGGGCTGGGAACCCTGATGGTAGAAGATCTACAAGTGGTTTTTGTGTGGTTTTTGGTGGCAGTCCCATCTCCTGGTTCTCTAAAAAGCAACCCATTGTTGCTAGAAGTTCCACAGAAGCAGAGTATCAATCATTGGCTCATACTGCAGCTGAAGTTCTATGGGTATGTcaacttcttaaggatttcaaTGTTTTTCTCTCCACTGCTCCTACTCTTGGGTGTGATAATAAAAACTCTATTTCAGTGGCTTCCAACCCAACACTTCATGGTCGCATGAAGCATGTTTCCATTAATTTCCATTTTATCAGGGAGTTGATTCAATCCAAGATTTTGCGTATTAATTATGTTTCCACTGATCGGCTAGTAGCTGATATTTTTACCAAAGGCCTGACTGCAACTAGATTTAAGTTCTTGCGTCATAATTGCGTATTAATTATGTTTACACGGAGTTCTTTCACTCTGTGTCTGCACTTAACATTTTTATGTGTGCTCTCAGTCCTGTTAACTGTCTGTTAGGTTTTCCG comes from Papaver somniferum cultivar HN1 chromosome 7, ASM357369v1, whole genome shotgun sequence and encodes:
- the LOC113294441 gene encoding uncharacterized protein LOC113294441, with protein sequence MTTRGKKGIFKPKPPKALFSSKYPVLVGLLASTEYFVPTSVAQAKRHPKWLNSLVTECTTLKNAGTWTLEPPHPSQNLVGCKWVFKIKHNTDGTIERLKSRLVAKGYHQQEGINYEETFSPVAKPTTIRLTLALAVHNNCPVKKT